A genomic stretch from Deltaproteobacteria bacterium includes:
- the gloA gene encoding lactoylglutathione lyase, which produces MKYLHTMIRVGNLEDSIRFYQEVLGMNLLSKDEYPDGKFTLAFLSYGTSKKDPCIELTYNWDRDQYTLGDAFGHIAFSVTDIYDFCSKARANGAKVVREPGPMKHGKTVIAFLEDPNGYRIELIQN; this is translated from the coding sequence ATGAAATACCTGCACACAATGATTCGCGTCGGAAATCTTGAAGACTCCATTCGCTTTTATCAAGAAGTTCTGGGTATGAACTTGCTTTCGAAAGATGAATATCCCGACGGCAAATTCACGTTGGCATTTCTAAGCTACGGAACTTCTAAAAAAGATCCTTGTATTGAGCTCACTTATAATTGGGACCGCGATCAATACACGCTGGGTGATGCTTTCGGCCACATCGCCTTCTCGGTAACAGACATTTATGATTTCTGCAGCAAGGCAAGGGCCAACGGTGCGAAAGTCGTTCGTGAGCCTGGACCCATGAAACACGGTAAAACGGTCATCGCGTTTCTTGAAGACCCGAATGGCTATCGTATTGAACTGATTCAAAACTAA
- a CDS encoding matrixin family metalloprotease, which translates to MMQYLIRSIVSAALIAPALAHSFTLSATTGDGQGWADPNVKFLVNPANCPAGMDVPALIAEAAKLWNNVPTSRINITYGGATTSTTDSSPPTVFCAVNFGAVTGADEAQTVGVGRGSPSVLGGPITSGLLILNASAAAGSIARQSPEVVKTIVAHEIGHVLGLGHSQEPSALMWYSAGAKTNALLSQDDVDGISYLYPRNELGQDQPFGCGLVNSIGSRGSLMPPAAPTSVAMSAATLAAIFAVLFALLLPVLLAFQLRLFFKTQSRKAAFKS; encoded by the coding sequence ATGATGCAGTATCTAATTCGTTCGATAGTTTCCGCAGCACTGATTGCCCCAGCGCTAGCCCATAGCTTTACTCTTTCAGCGACCACAGGCGATGGTCAGGGCTGGGCTGATCCGAATGTGAAATTTCTTGTAAATCCCGCGAACTGCCCAGCTGGCATGGACGTGCCCGCTTTAATTGCCGAGGCCGCAAAGCTTTGGAACAACGTCCCCACTAGCAGAATCAACATAACCTACGGAGGCGCAACGACTAGTACGACGGACTCTTCTCCGCCAACTGTATTTTGCGCGGTCAATTTTGGCGCGGTCACTGGTGCCGACGAAGCACAAACCGTCGGCGTTGGTCGCGGATCTCCTTCTGTCTTAGGCGGTCCGATTACTTCAGGATTATTGATTTTAAATGCGTCAGCGGCGGCTGGAAGTATTGCGCGGCAATCACCCGAGGTCGTCAAAACGATCGTCGCGCATGAAATCGGTCACGTATTGGGGTTAGGGCATTCGCAAGAGCCATCAGCTTTGATGTGGTACTCGGCAGGGGCAAAGACCAACGCCCTTCTGTCGCAAGACGATGTCGACGGAATTTCCTACCTGTATCCTAGAAACGAATTGGGCCAAGATCAGCCCTTCGGTTGCGGACTGGTGAATTCAATTGGTTCGAGGGGCAGCTTAATGCCGCCAGCGGCACCGACGTCAGTGGCGATGTCGGCGGCGACATTAGCGGCGATTTTCGCAGTTCTTTTTGCTTTGCTGTTGCCGGTCTTGCTGGCGTTTCAACTGCGACTTTTCTTTAAGACCCAATCTCGAAAAGCCGCGTTTAAATCTTGA
- a CDS encoding class I SAM-dependent methyltransferase, which translates to MQALDFSSQMCEGARKQAAQMSFPVDVIEADIFDQVLQSGSSDIVVSSFGLKTFSKDQQAALAKELERVLKPGGEFSFIEISMPDSRLLRAFYKVYINLFIPMIGKFCLGNPNNYRHLGVYTEKFRNSQHSHSELLKLGIESNYFEHFFGCASGVYGRKRSRAKLS; encoded by the coding sequence ATGCAGGCTCTCGATTTTTCATCGCAGATGTGCGAGGGCGCTAGAAAACAAGCAGCACAAATGAGCTTTCCAGTCGATGTTATTGAGGCCGACATCTTCGACCAGGTTTTGCAATCAGGCAGTTCCGACATTGTGGTTTCGTCGTTTGGCTTAAAGACATTCTCAAAGGACCAACAAGCAGCGCTGGCAAAAGAACTGGAGCGAGTTCTTAAACCTGGCGGCGAATTTTCGTTCATTGAAATTTCTATGCCTGACAGTCGCCTGCTTCGCGCCTTCTACAAGGTGTACATCAATTTATTTATCCCGATGATCGGGAAGTTTTGCCTGGGGAACCCTAACAACTACCGCCACCTTGGCGTCTACACAGAAAAATTTAGAAACAGTCAGCACTCTCACAGCGAACTATTAAAACTTGGAATTGAGTCGAACTACTTCGAACACTTTTTCGGCTGCGCCTCGGGCGTTTATGGCCGAAAACGATCGCGAGCTAAACTTTCTTAA
- a CDS encoding alkylphosphonate utilization protein, which yields MSDTPSNCPKCESVNIYQDGNLWMCPECSHEWSPAEMAAEAAKAKASAAESGVVRDANGNVLHDGDTVTVIKDLRIKGSSSSVKVGTKVKNIRLTDAGDGHDISCKIEGFGAMNLKSEYVKKV from the coding sequence ATGAGCGATACACCTTCCAATTGTCCAAAGTGTGAGTCCGTAAATATCTACCAAGATGGCAATCTGTGGATGTGCCCTGAGTGTTCGCACGAATGGAGCCCAGCTGAAATGGCGGCCGAAGCTGCCAAAGCAAAGGCTAGCGCAGCGGAATCTGGGGTTGTGCGCGATGCAAACGGAAATGTTTTGCACGACGGGGACACAGTCACAGTGATCAAAGATCTACGAATCAAAGGCTCGTCTTCTTCAGTGAAGGTTGGAACGAAAGTAAAAAACATTCGTCTTACTGACGCGGGCGACGGGCACGACATTTCGTGCAAAATCGAAGGCTTTGGCGCGATGAACCTGAAGTCCGAATACGTTAAGAAAGTTTAG
- a CDS encoding class I SAM-dependent methyltransferase, whose product MNQSFAPKSVIFNRLKKNWDKLKPWADRLGIEAFRLYDRDIPEYPSIIEIYGRYAVLWDRRDPEIDTGKEHLFDETMEALGGLGFSIDEIAVKRREKQRPRATERAPSPIVPIGSAGIDENLESGGASTSTTPVPNKGGSISRPDGTIEIRHVAQTKRTQNFIPSYVKSSHEFPVREGDHKFLVNLHDYLDTGLFLDHRLTRKMVGDEIAKRRQTLGPAQRQFKMLNLFCYTGSFSVYGARAGATVTSVDMSPIYLAWAERNFIANGLLTANHRFINDDVLSWMKDGFAASTGPYDYIICDPPTFSNSKKMEGTWDISRDHKWLVERCLEALRPGGTLIFSANRRDFQMDPILMDPLPRSGLRAKEITRDTLPKDYHDAKIRRVFRFDHTPRADD is encoded by the coding sequence GTGAATCAATCTTTCGCGCCTAAGTCTGTGATCTTCAATCGACTTAAAAAGAACTGGGACAAGCTAAAGCCTTGGGCTGATCGCTTAGGAATCGAAGCGTTTCGCTTGTACGATCGCGACATTCCCGAGTACCCATCGATCATTGAAATCTACGGTCGCTATGCAGTCCTCTGGGATCGCCGCGATCCAGAAATTGACACTGGCAAAGAGCACCTCTTTGACGAGACGATGGAAGCACTAGGCGGACTGGGATTTTCAATCGACGAGATCGCGGTAAAACGAAGAGAGAAGCAGCGCCCACGCGCGACCGAACGCGCTCCATCGCCGATAGTTCCTATCGGCTCAGCGGGCATTGACGAAAACTTAGAAAGCGGCGGGGCTTCAACTTCAACGACGCCCGTGCCCAATAAGGGTGGCTCTATCAGTAGGCCAGACGGCACAATCGAAATCCGACATGTCGCTCAAACGAAGAGAACTCAGAACTTTATTCCGTCTTACGTGAAATCTTCTCACGAATTCCCAGTGCGCGAAGGAGATCACAAATTTCTAGTGAATCTTCATGACTATTTAGACACTGGGCTATTCCTCGATCATCGACTGACGCGAAAAATGGTTGGTGATGAAATCGCGAAACGGCGGCAGACCCTTGGGCCTGCGCAAAGACAATTTAAAATGTTGAACTTGTTTTGTTACACCGGAAGCTTCTCGGTTTATGGCGCACGCGCAGGTGCGACAGTGACAAGCGTCGATATGTCGCCGATCTATCTGGCTTGGGCCGAGCGAAACTTTATCGCCAATGGCCTTCTGACGGCAAACCATCGATTCATAAACGACGACGTGCTTTCCTGGATGAAAGATGGCTTTGCGGCTTCAACCGGGCCGTATGATTACATCATTTGTGATCCGCCCACTTTTTCCAATTCGAAAAAAATGGAAGGGACCTGGGATATCAGTCGCGATCACAAATGGCTTGTGGAACGATGTCTTGAAGCCCTTCGTCCCGGGGGGACGCTGATTTTTAGCGCGAATCGTCGCGACTTTCAGATGGATCCGATCTTGATGGACCCACTTCCTAGAAGCGGTCTACGTGCGAAAGAAATCACGCGCGACACACTTCCCAAAGATTACCATGATGCAAAAATTCGACGTGTCTTTCGCTTTGACCACACGCCAAGGGCAGATGACTGA
- a CDS encoding MFS transporter, translating into MTRSELKAVDKKVWLAVLVAALGYFVDIYDLLLFSIVRVQSLKDLGVAEDALLNKGVLLINIQMAGLLIGGLVWGVLGDRRGRLSVLFGSIIMYSAANFLNGFVQNIEQYAILRFIAGIGLAGELGAGITLISEIMPKRIRGFGTTIVASVGILGAVFGAFIGDIFNWRTAYIIGGVMGFAILLLRVGVTESGMFHKAKEKAASHGNVMMLFNNRTRFVKFLNCVLIGIPIWYVVGILLTFAPEFGKAFGMANAPTAGKAVMYGYIGLSIGDLSSGLVSQWLQSRKKAILVFLGLSTIGVGLHLSLSHGSETPTIFYATCVLMGIGVGYWAMFVQVAAEQFGTNIRSTVTTSVPNFVRGATIPLTAAFQWGSPTYGVTMMAVFLGLITLAITLLALKGLEESFHKDLDYHE; encoded by the coding sequence ATCACGCGAAGTGAACTGAAGGCCGTTGATAAAAAAGTTTGGCTGGCGGTCCTAGTTGCGGCGCTCGGATATTTTGTGGACATTTACGATCTGCTTTTGTTTTCGATCGTAAGAGTTCAAAGTTTGAAGGATCTCGGCGTTGCGGAGGACGCACTTTTAAACAAAGGCGTACTTTTGATCAACATTCAGATGGCCGGTTTGTTGATTGGCGGACTTGTGTGGGGCGTACTCGGAGATCGCCGCGGGCGTCTTTCGGTATTGTTTGGGTCGATCATCATGTATTCGGCGGCCAACTTTTTAAATGGCTTTGTGCAGAACATCGAACAGTACGCCATTCTGCGTTTTATCGCGGGCATTGGGCTTGCGGGCGAGCTTGGTGCGGGCATCACTCTCATATCGGAAATAATGCCCAAACGCATACGCGGTTTTGGCACAACGATTGTCGCCAGCGTCGGAATCCTCGGTGCAGTATTCGGCGCCTTTATCGGTGACATCTTCAACTGGCGCACGGCCTACATCATAGGTGGCGTGATGGGCTTCGCCATTCTTCTGCTTCGGGTGGGCGTCACAGAATCCGGTATGTTTCATAAGGCGAAAGAAAAGGCTGCGAGTCATGGCAACGTCATGATGCTTTTTAACAATCGCACTCGGTTCGTAAAGTTTTTGAATTGTGTTTTGATTGGGATCCCTATCTGGTACGTCGTCGGAATTCTACTTACGTTCGCGCCAGAATTTGGAAAAGCCTTCGGCATGGCGAATGCGCCGACGGCCGGCAAGGCCGTAATGTATGGCTACATTGGACTTTCCATTGGTGATCTTTCAAGCGGGCTCGTCAGTCAGTGGCTTCAGAGTCGTAAAAAAGCAATTCTGGTTTTTCTCGGCCTATCGACAATCGGAGTAGGCCTTCACTTGTCGTTAAGCCATGGATCTGAAACGCCGACGATATTCTACGCGACATGTGTGTTGATGGGAATCGGCGTCGGCTATTGGGCGATGTTCGTTCAAGTTGCTGCCGAGCAGTTTGGTACCAATATTCGTTCAACAGTCACCACCAGCGTACCTAATTTTGTACGCGGAGCAACGATCCCTTTAACGGCTGCATTTCAATGGGGCTCACCCACGTACGGAGTCACAATGATGGCGGTGTTCCTAGGGCTGATCACTCTGGCAATAACTTTGCTGGCGTTGAAGGGTCTTGAGGAATCATTCCACAAAGATCTCGATTACCACGAATAG
- a CDS encoding glutathione S-transferase N-terminal domain-containing protein, giving the protein MKLYFAPGACSFAVHSTINELGLNCEVIRVDLAKKKTFDDQDFLKINPKGYVPALQLPDGQVMTEVSPILQFLADQKPDTALMPKAGTPERYEMLELLNYLSAEVHKSMGAMFAIGRMVSNQEAVTEFKENNKKVIARRLTLLAERLSSRPYLMGAQVTVADFYLLTLLRWSGMIAFDLSPFEPLKQFMGRMTERPSVQKAIKAEGLPG; this is encoded by the coding sequence ATGAAACTCTATTTTGCACCGGGCGCATGTTCGTTCGCAGTTCACTCGACAATCAACGAGCTTGGTTTGAATTGCGAAGTGATTCGCGTCGACTTGGCAAAAAAGAAAACATTCGATGACCAAGATTTTCTGAAAATTAATCCCAAGGGTTATGTGCCAGCGCTTCAGCTTCCGGACGGCCAAGTCATGACGGAAGTTTCTCCAATTTTGCAATTTCTTGCAGATCAGAAGCCCGACACTGCGTTGATGCCGAAGGCCGGGACGCCTGAGCGCTACGAAATGCTCGAGCTCTTGAACTATCTTTCGGCGGAAGTGCACAAGTCGATGGGCGCGATGTTCGCGATTGGGCGTATGGTTTCCAATCAAGAGGCCGTCACAGAATTCAAAGAGAACAATAAAAAAGTGATTGCGCGCCGCTTAACCTTGCTTGCAGAGCGCTTGTCTTCGCGTCCGTATTTAATGGGTGCCCAAGTCACGGTGGCGGACTTTTATCTGCTAACGCTTTTGAGATGGTCGGGAATGATTGCGTTCGATCTATCGCCCTTCGAACCATTGAAACAGTTTATGGGGCGAATGACAGAGCGACCATCTGTGCAAAAGGCGATCAAAGCCGAAGGTCTTCCCGGTTAA
- a CDS encoding TIGR02147 family protein — MEYIDISPALPSAPTNNAIESTVPIAGKTKAKLDVPSGAPALGTYTDFRQYLKDVYQYRRKVESTGLRQYSYSAFSAAADIKSPNYLKLIIEGRRNLSDDMIVRFAKALRLHKSEAEEFRALVHYGQETEPIQRNQYLKELADLRARRAFASGEINQEAWDKVPGWMGWVLYAMSEQYGVSFDPDELYRLVRAKTSPEDIRGELKRLIDNGDLKSENGRVVKGRDLIEAPQELPVEMIRKLQAELIYLGIESLFKDSPKDREFGALTMAMTQQEFEQVRFELRQLRKRIQKDLMVKRESSKGERVYQINIQLFPVTDKVEGGHA; from the coding sequence ATGGAATACATCGATATCTCGCCCGCCCTGCCTTCCGCGCCTACCAATAACGCCATTGAATCCACGGTGCCGATTGCGGGAAAGACGAAAGCGAAACTAGATGTTCCTTCTGGCGCCCCAGCATTAGGGACATACACAGATTTTCGGCAGTACTTAAAGGACGTCTATCAGTACCGAAGAAAAGTTGAAAGTACTGGTCTCCGCCAGTATTCTTACTCTGCGTTCTCGGCCGCTGCCGACATTAAATCACCGAACTATCTGAAGCTCATTATTGAAGGTCGCCGAAATCTGTCAGACGACATGATTGTGCGTTTTGCGAAAGCACTTCGATTGCATAAATCAGAAGCAGAAGAGTTTCGTGCGCTAGTCCATTACGGTCAGGAAACCGAACCAATTCAGCGAAATCAATATTTAAAGGAACTGGCTGATCTCCGTGCCCGGCGCGCGTTTGCTAGCGGCGAAATCAACCAAGAGGCCTGGGACAAGGTTCCGGGTTGGATGGGCTGGGTTCTCTATGCAATGTCTGAACAGTATGGAGTAAGTTTTGATCCCGATGAACTTTACCGGCTGGTGAGGGCGAAGACTTCCCCAGAGGACATTCGCGGCGAACTCAAGCGGCTGATTGACAACGGCGACCTGAAGTCAGAGAACGGACGAGTCGTAAAGGGCCGCGATCTTATCGAAGCCCCCCAAGAACTTCCTGTAGAAATGATTCGTAAACTTCAGGCAGAGCTCATATATCTAGGTATTGAGTCGCTTTTCAAAGACTCTCCTAAAGATCGCGAATTTGGCGCACTGACGATGGCGATGACCCAACAAGAATTTGAACAGGTTCGTTTCGAACTGCGCCAACTAAGAAAACGTATTCAGAAAGACCTTATGGTCAAACGCGAATCCTCCAAGGGTGAGCGAGTTTATCAAATCAACATTCAATTGTTTCCAGTAACTGATAAAGTCGAAGGAGGTCACGCATGA